In the Bradyrhizobium guangzhouense genome, one interval contains:
- a CDS encoding TRAP transporter large permease subunit, with the protein MARVGVQVTEMAGEAAVQSPRRRSRLASLERLLGLAVDIPAAILVAAEIVILFAGVVARYGLHRPLIWSDELASILFLWLAMLGAAVAFRRSEHMRMTAIVGSAGPAMRAWLDLVAVCAALAFLAMIVWPAYDYAYEESFITTPALQISNMWRAVALPVGLCLMAAFALLRLVRAADYLKVLTAALSVAAVVGLFWLAQPYLRPLGNLNLLIFFVGVAGFCVFAGVPIAFGFGLAIFGYLALTTHTPVMVLVGRMDEGMSHLILLSVPLFVFLGLLIEMTGMARAMVAFLASLLGHVRGGLHYVLVGAMYLVSGISGAKAADMAAVAPVLFPEMKQRGAKPGDLVALLAATGAQTETIPPSLVLITIGSVTGVSIAALFTGGLLPGVVLALTLCTLVWWRYRHEDMSHVRRATASEIGKTFVIALPALALPFVIRYAVVEGIATATEVSTIGIVYGALVGLVVYRRFDWQRLFPMLVETAALSGAILLIIGTATGMAWGLTQSGFSRSLASAMTGLPGGAATFIAVSILAFTILGSVLEGIPAIVLFGPLLFPIAHAVGVHEVHYAMIIILAMGIGLFAPPFGVGYYAACAIGRVEPAEGIRPIWGYLLALLAGLIVVAVFPWISIGFL; encoded by the coding sequence ATGGCTCGGGTCGGGGTTCAGGTGACCGAAATGGCGGGCGAGGCGGCTGTCCAGTCCCCTCGCCGACGCTCACGGCTGGCCTCGCTGGAGCGCCTTCTCGGCCTCGCCGTCGATATCCCCGCCGCGATCCTGGTCGCCGCCGAGATCGTGATCCTGTTCGCCGGCGTGGTCGCACGCTACGGCCTGCACCGGCCGCTGATCTGGTCGGACGAGCTTGCCTCGATCCTGTTCCTGTGGCTGGCGATGCTGGGCGCGGCGGTGGCGTTCCGCCGCTCCGAGCACATGCGTATGACCGCGATCGTCGGCAGCGCCGGGCCTGCGATGCGGGCCTGGCTCGATCTGGTGGCGGTCTGTGCCGCGCTGGCATTCCTCGCGATGATCGTCTGGCCGGCCTACGACTACGCGTACGAAGAGAGCTTCATCACCACGCCGGCGCTCCAGATCTCGAACATGTGGCGCGCCGTCGCGCTGCCGGTCGGGCTTTGCCTGATGGCGGCATTCGCGCTGCTGCGTCTCGTGCGTGCGGCCGACTACCTGAAGGTGCTGACGGCCGCGTTGTCGGTCGCTGCCGTGGTCGGGCTGTTCTGGCTGGCGCAGCCTTACCTGCGGCCGCTCGGAAATCTCAACCTCCTCATCTTCTTCGTCGGAGTCGCTGGCTTTTGCGTCTTCGCTGGCGTTCCCATTGCGTTCGGCTTCGGCCTTGCGATCTTCGGCTATCTGGCACTGACCACGCACACGCCGGTCATGGTCCTGGTCGGACGGATGGACGAAGGCATGAGCCATCTCATCCTGCTGTCGGTGCCGCTCTTCGTGTTTCTGGGGCTTCTGATCGAGATGACCGGCATGGCCCGGGCCATGGTGGCGTTCCTGGCGAGCCTGCTCGGCCATGTCCGCGGCGGCCTGCACTATGTGCTGGTGGGCGCCATGTACCTTGTCTCCGGCATATCAGGCGCCAAGGCCGCCGACATGGCTGCGGTCGCGCCCGTTCTGTTCCCCGAGATGAAGCAGCGCGGCGCCAAGCCCGGCGATCTCGTCGCACTGCTCGCGGCCACGGGTGCCCAGACCGAAACCATTCCGCCGAGCCTGGTGCTGATCACGATCGGCTCGGTCACCGGCGTGTCGATCGCCGCCCTCTTCACTGGCGGCCTGCTGCCCGGCGTCGTGCTCGCACTCACGCTCTGCACGCTGGTGTGGTGGCGCTATCGCCATGAGGACATGAGCCATGTCCGCCGCGCCACCGCGTCCGAGATCGGCAAGACCTTCGTCATCGCCCTGCCCGCGCTCGCGCTGCCCTTCGTGATCCGCTACGCCGTGGTCGAAGGCATTGCGACCGCCACCGAAGTCTCCACCATCGGCATCGTCTATGGCGCCCTCGTCGGCCTGGTCGTCTATCGCCGCTTCGACTGGCAGCGGCTGTTTCCGATGCTGGTCGAGACGGCGGCGCTGTCGGGTGCGATCCTGCTGATCATCGGTACGGCCACCGGCATGGCCTGGGGCCTGACGCAATCGGGCTTTTCGCGCTCGCTGGCCTCCGCCATGACCGGCTTGCCTGGGGGAGCTGCGACCTTCATCGCCGTGTCGATCCTGGCCTTCACCATCCTCGGCAGCGTTCTGGAGGGGATTCCCGCGATCGTGCTGTTCGGGCCGTTGCTGTTTCCGATCGCCCACGCCGTCGGCGTGCACGAGGTGCACTACGCCATGATCATCATTCTGGCGATGGGTATCGGGCTATTCGCGCCGCCCTTCGGCGTCGGTTATTATGCCGCCTGCGCCATCGGACGCGTCGAGCCGGCCGAGGGCATCAGGCCGATCTGGGGTTATCTGCTGGCGCTTCTGGCCGGATTGATCGTCGTCGCAGTCTTTCCCTGGATCTCGATCGGATTCCTGTAA
- a CDS encoding TRAP transporter substrate-binding protein: MVLSTRFSRRTLLKASAATAVFGGVSAPYVARAQAAQFTYKYANNLPDSHPMNARAKEMAAAIKSETNGKFDLQIFPNNQLGSDTDMLSQIRSGGVEFFTLSGLILSTLVPATSINGIGFAFPDYDTVWKAMDGDLGAYVRGEIKKAGLEVMDKIWDNGFRQTTSSTKPINGPDDFKGFKIRVPVSPLWTSMFKAFDAAPASINFAEVYSALQTKIVEGQENPLAIISTAKLYEVQKYCSLTNHMWDGFWFLANRRAWAALPDDIKAIVAKNINAAAVKEREDTAKLNSNLQQELAGKGLTFNQPAIAPFRDKLRSAGFYAEWKGKYGEQAWELLEKAVGKLS; this comes from the coding sequence ATGGTCCTTTCAACGCGTTTTTCCCGCCGCACGCTTCTCAAGGCCTCTGCCGCGACCGCCGTTTTCGGCGGCGTCAGCGCGCCCTATGTGGCCCGGGCCCAGGCCGCGCAGTTCACCTACAAATACGCCAACAACCTGCCTGACTCGCACCCGATGAACGCCCGCGCCAAGGAGATGGCCGCGGCGATCAAGAGCGAGACCAATGGCAAGTTCGACCTCCAGATCTTCCCGAACAACCAGCTCGGTTCCGACACCGACATGCTCAGCCAGATCCGCTCGGGCGGCGTCGAGTTCTTCACGCTGTCCGGCCTGATCCTGTCGACCCTGGTGCCGGCTACGTCCATCAACGGCATCGGCTTCGCGTTCCCGGACTACGACACGGTCTGGAAGGCCATGGACGGCGACCTCGGCGCCTATGTCCGCGGCGAGATCAAGAAGGCCGGCCTCGAGGTGATGGACAAGATCTGGGACAACGGCTTCCGCCAGACCACGTCGTCGACCAAGCCGATCAACGGCCCTGATGATTTCAAGGGTTTCAAGATCCGCGTGCCGGTGTCGCCGCTGTGGACCTCGATGTTCAAGGCGTTCGACGCCGCGCCCGCCTCGATCAATTTCGCCGAGGTCTATTCCGCGCTCCAGACCAAGATCGTCGAGGGCCAGGAGAACCCGCTGGCGATCATCTCGACGGCGAAGCTGTACGAAGTCCAGAAATACTGCTCGCTGACCAACCACATGTGGGACGGCTTCTGGTTCCTGGCCAACCGCAGAGCCTGGGCTGCGCTGCCCGACGACATCAAGGCCATCGTCGCCAAGAACATCAACGCCGCCGCCGTCAAGGAGCGCGAGGATACCGCCAAGCTGAACTCAAATCTCCAGCAGGAGCTCGCGGGCAAGGGCCTGACCTTCAACCAGCCGGCGATCGCGCCATTCCGCGACAAGCTGCGCTCCGCCGGCTTCTATGCCGAATGGAAGGGCAAATACGGCGAGCAGGCCTGGGAGCTGCTGGAAAAGGCCGTCGGCAAGCTGTCGTAA
- a CDS encoding DUF3240 family protein has protein sequence MSAEFACLTLIAGRALRDELFDFLSEQRDLVSGFTASDAAGHGPDVRLQTPEEQVRGRADELMVLIILQGQQAAQLLERLKAAFVGSRIVYWIMPVTEFGVVDRPDR, from the coding sequence ATGAGCGCCGAATTCGCCTGCCTCACGCTGATCGCGGGCCGAGCGCTCCGCGACGAATTGTTCGACTTTCTGAGCGAGCAGCGCGATCTCGTTTCCGGCTTCACGGCCTCGGACGCCGCCGGCCACGGTCCCGACGTCCGGTTGCAGACGCCGGAGGAACAGGTGAGGGGACGTGCTGACGAGCTCATGGTGTTGATCATTCTACAGGGACAACAGGCGGCGCAACTGCTCGAACGGCTGAAGGCGGCCTTTGTCGGATCCAGGATCGTCTATTGGATCATGCCAGTCACGGAATTTGGCGTCGTCGATCGTCCCGATCGATGA
- a CDS encoding efflux RND transporter permease subunit, giving the protein MLERLVAFALSQRLFVALGVLLLIGAGLVMLPSLPIDAFPDVSPVQVKVIMKAPGLTPEEVEQRVTVPIELELLGLPNKKILRSTTKYALADVTVDFEDGTDIYWARNQVSERLANITRDLPEGVAGGLAPITSPLGEMFMFTIESAELSLAERRSLLDWVIRPALRTVPGVADVNALGGYVRAFEIVPLSDALAARGISYEMFRRAIETNSRNDGAGRVNQGEDSALVRIEGSIRTIDDIRQIVVDTKDGVPIRVKDIARVQLGALTRYGAVTADGHGETVEGLVLGLRGANARQLVADVQARLDEIKQSLPQSVSIQVFYDRGRLVDRAVGTVIRALGEATVLVVVLLLLFLGNWRASLVIALSLPLAIMIALIVMRIVGMSANLMSLGGLAIAIGMLIDALVVVVENVVGNLSKESQGKAAPLVHIIYRSVSEVLQPVASGVLIIMIVFVPLLTLEGLEGKLFIPVALAIIFALAGSLLLALTVIPVATSFLLKSTSHHEPWLIRIASRLYAPALAWALNNERKVIIAAVAALVAAGYAYTQLGKTFMPTMDEGDIIVSVEALPSINLDEMIAINARLQSAILAKVPDVKSIVARTGSDELGLDPMGPNQTDTFLVLKPAEERKAIDKSALIEELRQVLGNFPGLSLSFTQPIDMRVQEMISGVRGDVAVKIFGPDIAKLNEIASKLSAILAGIDGAEDVYTTLNEGAQYYTVAVNRMEAGRLGLTVDAISTSLRTQIEGRTIGTVLEEGRRTPILVRGSETTREAPTLLASLPLTLASGQHVALSQVARIQRVDGPVVVNRENGNRMSVVRANVRGRDMVGFVEAARQKVAAELPLPGGYRLTWGGQFENQQRAAARLSIVVPVAIGLIFVLLFTTFGSIRQALLVLVNIPFAVIGGVFALVLTGEYLSVPASVGFIALLGIAVLNGVVLVSYFNQLRAHGVPEGRIVVDGAMRRLRPVLMTASITALGLIPLLFATGPGSEIQRPLAIVVIGGLLSSTALTLILLPILYRRFGGIMKEPK; this is encoded by the coding sequence GTGCTCGAACGCCTTGTCGCTTTTGCGCTGTCTCAGCGGCTGTTCGTCGCCCTTGGCGTGCTCCTGTTGATCGGCGCCGGACTGGTCATGTTGCCCAGCCTGCCGATCGACGCCTTTCCGGATGTCTCGCCGGTCCAGGTCAAGGTCATCATGAAGGCGCCGGGTCTCACCCCGGAGGAGGTGGAACAGCGGGTCACGGTGCCGATCGAGCTCGAACTTCTTGGACTGCCGAACAAAAAGATCCTGCGCTCGACCACCAAATACGCCCTGGCCGATGTCACAGTCGATTTCGAGGACGGCACGGACATCTACTGGGCCCGCAACCAAGTGTCCGAACGCTTGGCCAACATCACCCGTGACTTGCCGGAGGGGGTGGCGGGTGGGCTCGCCCCGATCACCAGCCCGCTCGGCGAAATGTTCATGTTCACCATCGAAAGTGCGGAACTTTCGCTGGCCGAGCGACGGAGTCTGCTCGATTGGGTGATCCGTCCGGCGCTACGGACGGTGCCGGGAGTGGCCGATGTCAATGCGCTCGGGGGCTATGTGCGGGCTTTTGAGATCGTCCCGCTCAGCGATGCGCTTGCAGCCCGCGGCATTTCCTACGAGATGTTTCGGCGCGCGATCGAGACGAACAGCCGCAATGACGGCGCCGGCCGTGTCAATCAGGGCGAAGACAGCGCTCTCGTGCGTATCGAAGGCAGCATTCGGACCATCGACGACATCAGGCAGATCGTGGTCGATACCAAGGATGGGGTTCCGATCCGGGTCAAGGACATTGCCCGCGTCCAGTTAGGGGCACTGACACGGTACGGCGCTGTCACCGCGGATGGCCATGGCGAAACGGTCGAGGGCCTCGTGCTTGGTCTGCGAGGGGCCAATGCGCGTCAACTCGTGGCCGACGTGCAGGCACGCCTCGACGAGATCAAGCAATCACTGCCTCAAAGTGTCAGTATCCAGGTCTTTTACGACCGTGGCCGACTGGTCGACCGCGCCGTCGGCACGGTTATCCGCGCCCTTGGCGAGGCAACCGTCCTTGTCGTCGTCCTCCTCCTGCTATTTCTCGGTAACTGGCGAGCCTCTCTGGTGATCGCCCTGAGCCTGCCGCTCGCGATCATGATTGCCCTCATCGTCATGCGCATCGTGGGCATGTCGGCAAACCTGATGAGCTTGGGCGGCCTTGCCATCGCCATCGGCATGCTGATCGACGCGCTGGTGGTGGTGGTCGAGAACGTCGTGGGAAACCTCAGCAAGGAGTCGCAGGGCAAGGCCGCGCCGCTTGTCCATATCATCTATCGCTCGGTGTCCGAGGTGCTTCAGCCGGTTGCCTCGGGCGTGCTGATTATCATGATCGTATTCGTGCCGCTGCTGACGCTGGAGGGGCTTGAAGGGAAGTTATTCATCCCTGTGGCGCTCGCAATCATCTTCGCGCTTGCTGGCTCGCTGCTCTTGGCGCTCACGGTCATCCCCGTGGCAACTTCGTTTCTCCTCAAGAGCACCTCGCACCACGAGCCGTGGCTGATCCGAATCGCGTCGCGACTTTATGCGCCTGCACTTGCTTGGGCTCTGAATAATGAGCGCAAGGTCATCATCGCGGCGGTGGCGGCCCTCGTTGCTGCCGGCTATGCCTACACCCAGCTCGGCAAGACGTTTATGCCGACGATGGACGAAGGCGATATCATCGTCAGCGTCGAGGCGCTACCGTCGATCAACCTGGACGAAATGATCGCGATCAACGCCAGGCTTCAATCGGCCATTCTCGCGAAGGTCCCTGACGTCAAGAGTATCGTGGCCCGAACCGGATCCGACGAGCTCGGGCTTGACCCGATGGGACCCAACCAGACCGACACGTTCCTGGTTTTGAAGCCCGCAGAAGAGCGAAAGGCAATCGACAAATCTGCCCTGATCGAAGAGTTGCGGCAGGTGCTCGGCAACTTCCCGGGGCTATCTCTCAGCTTTACACAGCCGATCGACATGCGCGTGCAGGAAATGATCAGCGGCGTCCGCGGCGATGTCGCGGTGAAGATCTTTGGACCTGATATCGCCAAGCTCAATGAGATTGCGAGCAAGCTATCCGCCATTTTGGCCGGCATCGACGGCGCTGAGGATGTCTACACCACACTCAACGAGGGTGCCCAATATTACACGGTCGCCGTGAATCGGATGGAGGCGGGACGCCTCGGCCTGACGGTGGATGCCATCTCCACTTCGTTGCGCACCCAGATCGAGGGACGCACGATCGGCACGGTGCTGGAAGAGGGCCGCCGTACTCCCATCCTGGTTCGCGGCAGCGAAACGACGCGCGAGGCTCCGACACTGCTCGCGAGCCTGCCGCTGACGCTCGCCTCGGGCCAGCACGTAGCGCTCTCGCAAGTCGCCCGCATCCAGCGGGTGGACGGTCCCGTTGTGGTCAATCGCGAGAATGGGAACAGGATGAGCGTCGTGCGAGCCAATGTGCGTGGCCGCGACATGGTCGGCTTCGTCGAGGCGGCCCGGCAGAAAGTCGCCGCGGAATTGCCGTTGCCCGGGGGTTACAGGCTGACTTGGGGCGGTCAGTTCGAAAATCAGCAACGGGCGGCGGCGCGCCTCTCAATCGTGGTGCCGGTCGCGATCGGGCTGATCTTCGTGTTGCTCTTCACGACGTTCGGTTCGATCCGGCAAGCGCTGCTGGTGCTCGTCAATATCCCGTTCGCCGTGATTGGCGGCGTGTTTGCTCTGGTGCTTACCGGCGAATACCTTTCAGTTCCGGCGTCCGTCGGATTCATTGCGCTGTTGGGAATCGCCGTGCTGAACGGCGTCGTTCTGGTCTCCTATTTCAACCAGCTGCGTGCCCACGGCGTACCGGAGGGTCGCATCGTCGTGGATGGCGCCATGCGCAGGCTCAGACCGGTCCTGATGACGGCGAGCATCACGGCCCTGGGCCTGATCCCGCTCTTGTTTGCAACCGGCCCGGGATCGGAGATCCAGCGTCCGCTCGCCATCGTGGTGATCGGCGGCTTGCTCTCCTCGACAGCCTTGACGCTGATCCTTTTGCCGATCCTTTATCGCCGATTTGGCGGCATCATGAAGGAGCCCAAATGA
- a CDS encoding efflux RND transporter periplasmic adaptor subunit gives MHLNSLMLSWRNGARILMATAFLNLPSISMAEDGVKLSPEQATSLGIRVVRPVASPTDKTLPYPAQIVVPTPQMWVVSAPVAGMVINLSVARGDRVTAGQPLALMESPGFVSQQRDYLHAVAQDVLAAQQLNRNTQLFQGNAVAQRVLEASQAEARQASIAVAERRQMLRLSGLSDETIAKLTSEAAISATLTVAAPRPATVIDIAVSPGQRVEQSAPLIKLAQLSPLWVEIAVPALNIKAIRQGAKVEVDGYETPGQVMLVSETADAATQTVLVRAEVPNSGDLRPGQTAAARISFASKRENAWELPYSAIFRRGEQASVFVAVQGGFRLVPVTLLEEDQDHVVVSGAISNDDEVAVSGISALRGILLKLGAG, from the coding sequence ATGCATCTGAATTCACTGATGCTCTCGTGGAGGAACGGGGCTCGCATCCTGATGGCCACGGCGTTCCTGAATTTGCCATCCATATCCATGGCCGAGGATGGAGTGAAACTCAGCCCTGAGCAGGCAACGAGCCTTGGGATTCGCGTCGTTCGTCCCGTCGCCAGTCCAACCGACAAGACACTGCCTTATCCGGCACAGATCGTCGTCCCGACGCCGCAAATGTGGGTCGTTAGCGCTCCTGTGGCTGGCATGGTCATCAACCTTTCAGTGGCGCGAGGTGACCGCGTCACGGCTGGGCAGCCGCTCGCTTTGATGGAGAGCCCGGGCTTCGTGTCGCAGCAGCGCGACTATCTGCATGCCGTTGCGCAGGACGTCCTGGCGGCTCAGCAGCTCAACCGCAACACTCAGCTATTTCAAGGGAACGCGGTCGCGCAGCGCGTTCTCGAGGCGAGCCAGGCCGAGGCACGGCAAGCGAGCATTGCGGTAGCAGAGCGCCGTCAGATGCTTCGTCTCAGCGGCCTCTCGGATGAGACCATCGCAAAACTGACCAGCGAGGCGGCGATCAGCGCGACTCTTACGGTTGCCGCTCCGCGGCCGGCGACTGTCATAGATATTGCCGTTTCTCCTGGCCAACGCGTGGAGCAATCGGCGCCACTGATCAAGCTCGCACAACTTTCTCCGCTATGGGTCGAGATCGCGGTTCCGGCATTGAACATCAAAGCCATTCGACAAGGCGCAAAGGTGGAGGTCGATGGTTACGAAACTCCGGGCCAGGTGATGCTGGTTTCCGAGACGGCCGATGCGGCGACGCAAACGGTGCTGGTCCGTGCCGAAGTACCCAATTCGGGCGATTTGCGGCCGGGTCAAACGGCTGCTGCTCGCATCTCCTTTGCCTCCAAACGGGAGAACGCCTGGGAACTCCCTTACAGCGCGATATTCCGCCGCGGCGAGCAAGCTTCCGTATTCGTGGCAGTGCAGGGCGGCTTCCGCCTGGTGCCGGTCACGCTGCTTGAAGAGGACCAAGACCATGTCGTGGTCTCCGGCGCCATCTCGAACGACGACGAGGTAGCCGTCAGCGGCATCTCCGCGCTCCGCGGTATCCTGCTGAAGCTGGGAGCAGGCTAG
- a CDS encoding sensor histidine kinase: MSRHSLRLRLVAGGIVAILIALGIAGVALVVVFERHVSRTLAQDLDVHLKQLLANIDVNSQGKLVLTQTPVDPRFADPLSGLYWQVGDDHGQLLRSRSLWDSAMALPADRLAPGETHQHEAAGPDGQRVLVAERAITLSAGGKPVTIRLAVAEDLARVSEASSAFAKDLSIALALLGCVLALATWVQVGVGLHPLIALHRGVADIRAGRIRHLPSSVPTEVHPLVEEVNALIDAQDTEIERSRGRAADLAHGLKTPLAALAADSSRLRERGEHDIAKDIEAVGEAMGRHVDRELARARVRGRARGGVATSVAVKPLVGSIIATVSRTPEGARVRFENLVADDLCLPLDRTDLAEILGNLIENAARHAAGCVRIAADHNRPSLAVGDDGEGIEPTHLSRVIARGTRLDERGGAAGLGLAIVQDVLDAYEWGLELSKSELGGLKATIGPKSAAARLSSSSKESNASLPSPQNA, translated from the coding sequence ATGAGCCGGCATTCGCTCAGACTGCGGCTTGTCGCCGGCGGCATTGTCGCGATCCTGATCGCGCTCGGGATCGCCGGCGTCGCGCTGGTCGTCGTTTTCGAGCGTCATGTCTCGCGCACCCTGGCCCAGGATCTCGACGTCCATCTGAAGCAGCTTCTCGCCAATATCGACGTCAATTCCCAAGGCAAGCTGGTTTTGACGCAGACCCCAGTCGATCCGCGGTTCGCGGATCCTCTTTCCGGACTTTACTGGCAGGTTGGCGATGATCACGGGCAGTTGCTGCGCTCACGCTCGCTGTGGGATTCCGCCATGGCGCTCCCGGCGGATCGGCTCGCGCCCGGCGAAACGCACCAGCACGAAGCGGCAGGACCTGATGGTCAGCGCGTGCTGGTGGCCGAGCGAGCCATTACGCTTTCCGCAGGCGGCAAGCCCGTGACCATCCGCCTTGCCGTCGCAGAGGATCTGGCGAGGGTTTCGGAGGCAAGCTCCGCGTTCGCCAAGGATCTCTCGATTGCGCTCGCTCTTCTCGGTTGTGTCCTGGCCCTTGCGACCTGGGTCCAGGTTGGTGTCGGCTTGCATCCGCTGATCGCACTGCATCGCGGAGTAGCCGATATCAGAGCAGGGCGAATTCGCCACCTGCCTTCCTCGGTCCCGACCGAAGTCCATCCTCTGGTCGAAGAAGTCAACGCGCTCATCGATGCGCAGGACACCGAAATCGAACGATCCCGCGGTCGCGCAGCGGACCTCGCGCACGGCCTCAAGACGCCGCTGGCGGCCCTCGCGGCCGATTCGTCGCGCCTCCGGGAGCGGGGCGAGCATGATATCGCCAAGGATATCGAGGCCGTTGGCGAAGCCATGGGGCGCCACGTCGACCGCGAACTTGCCCGCGCCAGGGTTCGTGGGCGCGCCAGAGGCGGCGTAGCGACATCCGTTGCCGTGAAACCGCTCGTGGGGTCCATCATCGCGACTGTGTCCCGCACGCCCGAGGGTGCGCGAGTCAGATTCGAGAACCTCGTCGCCGATGATCTTTGTCTGCCGCTGGATAGGACCGACCTTGCGGAAATCCTCGGTAATCTGATCGAGAACGCTGCCCGCCATGCGGCAGGATGCGTCCGCATTGCCGCCGATCACAATCGGCCGTCCCTCGCTGTCGGAGACGACGGCGAAGGCATTGAACCAACCCACCTGTCGCGCGTGATCGCGCGCGGCACTCGCCTCGACGAGCGCGGAGGAGCTGCGGGTCTGGGGCTTGCCATCGTTCAGGACGTTCTGGACGCGTACGAGTGGGGACTGGAACTCTCGAAGTCGGAGCTCGGTGGGCTGAAGGCGACAATCGGTCCGAAATCTGCGGCGGCCCGGCTATCGAGTTCTTCGAAAGAATCGAACGCGTCATTGCCTTCGCCGCAGAACGCCTGA
- a CDS encoding response regulator transcription factor — protein MRVLVVEDDPRIASDVARTLEASGYVVETVANGEDAWFLGDTEDYGAVILDLGLPGMDGLAVLKRWRANGRNLPVLILTARGSWAERVDGIDAGGDDYLPKPFRMEELLARLRSIVRRSVGHGSSVMTAGEITLDERQMKVTRRGVPITLSPLEYRLVAHLLRNRGRVVSPQEIDENVYGHGEEHDSNTLEVLVGRVRKKLGADAIETRRGFGYLMHGAPE, from the coding sequence ATGCGCGTGCTTGTTGTCGAGGACGACCCGCGGATTGCATCGGACGTCGCGCGCACGCTCGAAGCATCCGGCTACGTGGTCGAAACGGTCGCGAACGGCGAGGACGCCTGGTTTCTCGGCGATACCGAGGACTACGGAGCCGTCATTCTCGATCTCGGCCTGCCCGGGATGGACGGACTCGCGGTCCTGAAGCGCTGGCGCGCCAATGGGCGCAACTTGCCCGTTCTCATTCTCACCGCGCGCGGGAGCTGGGCGGAGCGGGTGGATGGCATCGATGCGGGTGGGGATGACTACTTGCCGAAGCCATTCCGGATGGAGGAGTTGCTGGCGCGGCTGCGGTCCATCGTGCGGCGATCGGTGGGGCACGGCTCCTCGGTCATGACCGCTGGAGAGATCACGCTCGACGAGCGACAGATGAAGGTGACCCGTCGCGGCGTGCCGATCACGCTTTCGCCGCTCGAATACAGATTAGTCGCCCATCTTCTCCGCAATCGAGGTCGAGTCGTCTCGCCGCAGGAGATCGATGAAAATGTCTATGGCCACGGCGAAGAGCACGATTCAAACACGCTCGAGGTGCTGGTCGGCCGCGTACGCAAGAAGCTGGGCGCGGATGCGATCGAGACGCGGCGTGGGTTCGGCTATCTGATGCACGGGGCCCCCGAATGA
- a CDS encoding PepSY domain-containing protein: MCSGLRRIRTLILAAALVAASSGVPSVARDHDDARRAVEAGEIRPFADILNVVKRKLPGEVVGVKLEREAGAWMYELRVVDDHGRLFEIHVDARSGEVERTQER, from the coding sequence ATGTGTTCAGGACTGCGCCGAATTCGTACCCTGATCCTTGCGGCTGCCCTTGTGGCCGCAAGCAGCGGTGTGCCGTCCGTTGCGCGCGATCACGATGATGCACGGCGGGCCGTCGAGGCCGGCGAGATCCGGCCGTTCGCCGACATCCTCAATGTAGTGAAGCGGAAGCTTCCGGGCGAAGTCGTCGGTGTGAAGCTCGAACGCGAAGCCGGCGCCTGGATGTACGAGCTGCGTGTCGTGGACGACCACGGGCGCCTGTTCGAAATCCACGTCGACGCCAGGAGTGGCGAAGTCGAACGGACCCAGGAGAGGTGA
- a CDS encoding PepSY domain-containing protein, with protein MRKVAILTVAAVTLGAASAQAGSFGKPCTSAPEAQWLPMAQLQAKVEAQGYKVQKAKLKNACGELYTLDKNGNRVELFVDPTNGQIIGQM; from the coding sequence ATGCGCAAGGTCGCCATTCTTACCGTTGCCGCCGTGACGCTCGGGGCGGCGTCCGCCCAGGCCGGCAGCTTCGGCAAACCGTGCACGTCCGCTCCCGAGGCCCAGTGGCTGCCGATGGCTCAATTGCAGGCCAAGGTCGAGGCCCAAGGCTACAAGGTCCAAAAGGCCAAACTCAAGAACGCCTGCGGCGAGCTCTATACGCTCGACAAAAACGGCAATCGCGTGGAGCTGTTCGTCGACCCGACCAACGGCCAGATCATCGGCCAGATGTGA
- a CDS encoding cytochrome b/b6 domain-containing protein → MRTVSNGIGAGGVRPPAMVKVWDPFVRIFHWSLACLFVLAYATGDEIARVHIAAGYAIAGLLAIRIIWGFVGPRHARFSKFVRPPREVLAYLRDLALLRAPRYIGHNPAGGAMILALMIALAGTCATGYMMTTDAYWGSKLIEHVHEFLANLNVGLVVAHVLGVVIASFEHRENLVASMISGRKRAAD, encoded by the coding sequence ATGAGAACCGTGAGCAACGGGATCGGAGCCGGCGGCGTGAGGCCGCCGGCCATGGTCAAGGTCTGGGATCCGTTCGTCCGGATCTTCCACTGGTCGCTGGCTTGCCTGTTCGTCCTGGCCTACGCCACCGGCGATGAGATCGCGCGGGTGCACATCGCTGCCGGCTACGCCATCGCCGGCCTCCTCGCGATCCGCATCATCTGGGGCTTTGTCGGCCCGCGACATGCGCGCTTTTCGAAATTCGTTCGTCCGCCACGCGAGGTGCTCGCCTATCTTCGCGACCTCGCCCTGCTCAGGGCTCCCCGCTACATCGGACATAACCCCGCCGGTGGTGCCATGATCCTGGCCCTCATGATCGCGCTGGCCGGCACCTGTGCGACAGGCTACATGATGACGACGGATGCCTATTGGGGCTCGAAACTGATCGAACACGTTCACGAATTCCTGGCCAACCTGAACGTCGGCCTGGTCGTGGCGCATGTCCTCGGCGTGGTGATCGCAAGCTTCGAGCATCGCGAGAACCTGGTCGCGTCCATGATCTCCGGCCGCAAGAGAGCTGCCGACTAG